Proteins from one Porites lutea chromosome 3, jaPorLute2.1, whole genome shotgun sequence genomic window:
- the LOC140932246 gene encoding zinc finger MYM-type protein 1-like, with protein sequence MRRNANLTLETLRSCRNEESFKSVWKLCECVCNKVRSWINDTDFSFRDARVPRRQTSTRLQALVGENPSHNAQSKPEDFHRVNTYFTSLDKVLAEIEARFGGNDQDVLCALGDITLSDSPAIRSFNLVSSYYSLDRDLLQADQRLFCQFKKAHLEPKSLKTAADVIETLHANRLFEMVPEFSKVVSILAVIPATSCSAERSFSGLRRLKTYLRSTMGQSRLNSLAIISIERAYGNRVIVDSIDKIIDTFGQRHGRRSYFF encoded by the exons atgag GCGCAATGCCAATTTGACCCTGGAAACATTACGAAGTTGTAGAAATGAAGAGAGTTTTAAGTCTGTGTGGAAGCTGTGTGAATGTGTCTGTAACAAGGTCAGATCGTGGATTAATGACACTGACTTTTCATTTCGAGATGCTCGTGTGCCACGGCGACAAACATCGACCCGCTTACAAGCACTAGTTGGGGAAAACCCAAGCCACAATGCACAATCCAAGCCTGAAGATTTCCATCGTGTCAACACCTACTTCACCTCTCTGGATAAGGTTCTTGCAGAAATAGAGGCTCGGTTTGGCGGAAACGATCAGGACGTACTCTGCGCGCTTGGTGATATCACCCTAAGTGATTCTCCAGCCATTCGTAGCTTCAACTTGGTTTCCAGCTACTACAGCCTTGACAGAGATTTACTCCAGGCAGACCAACGCCTCTTCTGTCAATTTAAGAAAGCTCACCTGGAGCCGAAATCATTAAAAACAGCGGCAGACGTCATTGAAACCCTACATGCAAACCGCCTGTTTGAAATGGTCCCAGAATTCTCGAAGGTGGTGTCTATTCTGGCCGTAATTCCAGCAACATCATGTTCAGCGGAACGCTCCTTCAGCGGACTTCGGAGACTGAAGACATATCTTCGCAGCACGATGGGGCAGAGTAGACTGAATAGCCTCGCTATCATTAGTATTGAGCGCGCCTATGGCAATAGGGTCATAGTAGATAGTATTGACAAAATAATTGACACTTTTGGACAACGCCATGGAAGGAGAAGCTACTTTTTTTAA